The window aagtttttaaaatgtttaagaagcttcatttaaaattaaattaaaatgcagagcccccgtgtgagtgccactgaaaatcagcttgcatgccaccttcggcatgcatgccataggttgcctacccctgctctagaactTAGTCTGAAGAAAGAATGCATGTGTATGCACTCCCTGATActggggggttgggccccttcaaaAAGCTCATGATATTATATAAATTATATCTAGTTAATAAGCTTCTGTCTCATCTAAGAATATTCAAACTGCATAGTTTCATAGATGGCCTGTCACCGCTTTTTGAAAAGTTGTGTACTTGCCCTTTCCTATTAAAATGGATTTTTGCATTTGCaaaggcaaaataaataaataaattaaataaaataaaagaataatcACTGCACCCAATTTCATGAGAATAAATAGGGATTTCAAATGTGCAAAAAATCACATACTACAAATGCACGAAACTGTGAGGAAAATTGTGGGGAAATGTTTTAAACagcattaacaaaaataaaactattgtAGGACATGGATTCTGTGTAATGAGATAACAAtgacactataagaaggatgtggagtggaaagagtcaagcagagggcaacaaaaaagattaggaggctggagcacgtgacttaccaggagaggctgagggaactgggattgtttagtctgcagaagagaaggatgaggggggatttgatagcagccttaaaTTACCTGAAGggcagttccaaagaggatggatgtagactgttctcagtggtaccagatgacagaacaaggagtaatggtctcaagttgcagtgggggaagtttaggttggatattaggaaaaactttttcactaggagggtggtgaagcactggaatgggttatctagggaggtggtggaatctccttccttagaggtttttaaggtcaggcttgacaaagccctggctgggatgatttagttgggaactggtcctgctttgagcagaaagttggactagatgacctcctgaggtcccttccaaccctgatattccatgattctattgGGGAGTAGGTGGAGGGTGTGCAGGGTTTCATAAATGATATTATTTGTAACTTTGAAAAATTTATTTAATAGGTATCATAGTAGTTATGCCATTAGTAAAGGTTCCTAATATCTTCCATTATAACGGTGTGTTATCATTTTCCATtgtaatgtaacccttctgccaggtgaaaTCAGCAACAataagggccgggttcaatagcTAGGGGCCCTTCTTAACAATACAATAcagaactggctcgagcccccacctatCTGGGAAAAATCCACATGTCCCCTGAGAGCATCTAAGAggtaatacttcccctctcagaaGCACAAAGCCTGAgtgtagaaaataaacttttaatgaaaggagggaagtagctcagcattaatttgggaaaacaccacaagccGTATTCACAAACATAAAACTATGAGCAGAGCATGTTGGGCAgtgcccctcccttctccctccatcaCACCCCACTGACAGGTGTTGTCATTAGTCAGCAAAGACCTTGAGTTCACTTCCCaccttgggggtggaggggaaggcatCCTGCTCATTCTGCCATCCAGGCACTTGCTTTGGCATCAGCTACCTCACTGGATGCTCCGCTAAGTCCGCCGACCGTCCTGCTGGCCATCACCAATGCACAccgtcaccttctgctgcctccTGCCTCTCTACTGTGACCTTGGTGGGTCAGTCTCCAGGGGTTCTACCCAGCTGTCAGTGATTTTCTGCACTTAGTGGGGAAACCTCACTGCtgaagcaggctgggcagaagCACTATCTCACAACAgatgatttcagctctagtgatcaCTTAACAAAACAGAAAGACTCCTAATATAGCCTTAAttagctctatctttgaacagtggggggCAAGTTAAACAATGCCTAGGACTCTTAGGCAGAGCCATGGCTCTagaaggaggagaggaggagacagGGGGCCATCACTGTTTACTGGCCATATGGGCAAGTGAcaggggagaggaggtggagaggaGCGAGTAAGGTGTTGGGGGAGAGGCAGTGTGGAGATGGGGCCTCAGGGCAAGGGGCAGCACAAGAGTGGGTCCTTGGGGGAATAGCCAACACTAGAGCAGGTGATCAGGGAGAAAGAATGGCATGGGGGGCATGGTTTGGGTGCAAGTGGCCCCCACACTTTTAAGGAGCTTCTGACACTCCTGGGCAGAACCCTCCAGGCAGGAACACCTGTCCCCACTCCTCTTCTCCATCAAGAGGTCTGGCATCTGAGCCCCCTGCTTAGCGAGTTCAGTTAAGTTGAGGGTGACCCCCTTAGTCAGGACAGGCGAAGTATAATTTTGCTGCCTTTTACTCATACAATACAGATAAcagcatttcatttcatttaaaaatttgtattaaagctaatgttaaaattatataatacacaggttAAGGAAAGAGTGTTTGTACATCTGGGTAGAGTGCTTAAATTATCCCAAAGCACAAAGTTTGATTTAAAAGTCATAAAATACATATCATACATAATatgcaataacccaaatttaggttaataaaattaatgatacagtttagatattagcagcCAAATATTCAGGTACATCACTCATAAAAGGTTAAACTAaacgtatgtctacactacccgccggatctgtgggcagcaattgatccagcagggatcgatttatcgtgtctagtctagacatgataaagcaacccccgagccctctcccatcgactcctgtactccagcactgtgagaggcgcaagcagagttgatggggaagcggcagcagtcgactcactgcggtgaagacaccatgatttgatttcagttacattattcagctacgtagctgaagttgagtaacttagatcaatccccctctccccgcccagTGTAAAAGAGGGCTAAGAGTTGGTTGTGGAAAACAAATATAGCAAAGAGtgtagattgtccctcagtaattgagcatTTAGGATAGGTTGTCCCTCAATAGATAAAATCCATCAGAGAAGTATTCCAGTTACTTTCCTGATTTCGCTTCTCAACAGCACTCCTGGTCATCTCTCTTGGTATTGCCAATGTCCAGTGATGTGTTCTAAATAGATTTCCCTCGACCACCTGATGGCGTCTGATACCATGAGTTGCCACATCAAATAAGCATAATGCTGACCAATTCCGCATTCCCGTAACACTTGCTCATTACTGGGGTCCCATGCACCCACGGCTCCAACAATCAGCCTGTGTGTTTGAACCTCATAACCCCTAGCTCTCAAGGCATCAGCCAAAAGGGCCTCTTAAGCTTGGGCATCACAGAAGGCCGGGTCCTGTTTTCAAAGGGCACTGTAATGTCCATCATAATGATCTTGATTTGTAAACCAACACTAAAGTGATTCATAACCCAACACCAGTCAAAATTGGTCACTTTGCCAACACAGCTCTGTATCCTCATACTTAGGCTGAATggatgtgttcatgtaaatacagtctggtcccaaagctttttcccatccccagctcatcactagctatcAGTGGAGAGTTCATTTAGACCCTGCTTATAATAACTTCGATAAACtgtaaccatttgggctgaaattttccattgttGGGCTCTGTCTCTGGCTGAATTTTTGCCAGGGAATATTTCTTAATAGTCCCTTTTGCTATCCCCTCAAAAGTGGCCCACATTTGACAGTTTCATGCATCTGCCAAATTCCACTTCTGCATGTGCAGTAAATTTGGTAGATTATTGGTCCTTAATTTACTGAACAGTTCAATTATACAAAGCAAAATCTGAAGCCTGACAGCCCCCTACATGTGCACTGCACCAGCCATGCTACCACATCTTCCATAACATTATTACATGGTAGACTGTGCATTCTAATCTCACTTCTTCCACTGATTGGTGTTAATTCTATCCACTTTACAGACCTTAGTGAGTAAGTGTCACAACCACTATCCTAGTAGGGAGAccccttcattttacagatggggtaacTAAGACATTGCAAAAGTCACACCCAGCAATGCTGGAAATAGACCTTAGTTCTCTAAAagatgtgatacagcatggccagaggacagcaggagaaggttagaagggagccttaatTCTATAGGCtttagagggaagaaagtttgctgtaGATTAACTGAagcacctgaagcacctgataaaaaaccctgcttcaatcagacaaggGAAGGTgtgggagcagagagcagtttggaggagttggagcagagtggattggtattggagcagagaacagtttggagggaagcagaggaaagtttggagaaggGCTGCAGTGGACTAAGAAGACCAAGAGCCTAGGTAAAGGGatacctggcttgtgcagagggagggcaggaagccccccacaaactgaagggcaggagagggaagtagctcaggggtaGGAACTGCTAGTTCAGGTGGTTTACCGCTATCTCTAGGGGCCATGGGCTGGGACTCGGAGTAGAGGGTGTGCCCAGGTCCCTCCTTCTCCACtctcctcctctaggacactagtggggcagttaatatcccacttcaggggcaagaaatggcatCCTGAACCACCCCACCTCcagaagagaaagcgcgagacccatcATAGTAGTGTCAGCAATTTGCCACATATGATGTTGTTAGTGGGATCTATGCGCTGGGGACTTAAACCAGGGTTAGCCAAAACCTTCCCATCCTTAAGATGGACAATGTGGTCAAGGCCATAATACAAGCCACAGTGGCCCAGCAGAAGGCTACCCGGGTCCAAGCAACTGCCCAACAGGTGGCGACTCAGATACAGCAGGAGACTAATCATCTGTTGATGAGTCAGGCTGCCCAGGACCAAGGCCTGCAGCAAGAGCTGGTGAACCAGATGAAGGCCCTTATGGAGCTGAACCACAACTTCAAAGGGACCTGGACCATATGGGCCAGCCATTCCGTacagaaaatgacacgggaggatgatgtggaggcatacctcctgggttttgaaagagcagccctgcgggaggcctggccccaagatcAGTGGTCTGGTATCCTTGCCccgttcctgtgtggggaggcccagaaggtctACTATGATATGGCCGCAGAGACTGCAGCAGATTATGCCCAGCtaaaggcagagatcctggccagatccggAGTAAGGACAGCATTGCGAGCCCAGAGGTTCCATGAGTAGCAGTATACAGAGGACAAGACACCCCGATCACAATTGTTTGACCTGATCCACCTGACCTGAAAATGGCTGTGCCCTGAGGCCCTCAGCTCTGAGAAGATAATGGAGCTCCTGGTACTGGACTGGTATATGAGGGGGCTACCACCAGGCCTCTGGGCTTGGTTGGCCAGAATGACCCCTCCACCTATGAGGAGTTGGTCTCCCTCGTGGaaagacagctggcagccccTGAACTGTTCCAGACCCCAGGCAGGGAGACATGGCAATCCAGGAAGCCAACCCCAAAACCAAGGCCCTGGACTGTTGAGAACTACAGGAGAACTGTAATGGGGAGGAAAGACACTGAGGAATGGCCCAAGGCCAAGAAGGGACCTGGGGGGTTGAGAAGAGAGGACTGGAGGGGCCAGCCAAATAGCCCCAGGCAGAGAGTGGCAACCGGAATAAGGGGGCGGTGTTATGAGTGTGGGGAATTGGGACACATAGCAGCCCAATGCCCCAACAGGGAAAAGCCTAAGCAGTGTAATCCGGGGGATCACAGGGAGCAATGTGGCCTAATTGGCCTGGTAGGGGTCACAATGACCTCGCATGGGTATACAAGAtcagtaaaaatgaatggtattaaGACCATACCACTAATAGATTCCAGGAGTGCTGTCACGCTGTTCTCGGGGAAGTTGGTGGGGTAAGACCAACTAACTCAAGCCAAAAACACAGGAGTAACATGCGTTCATGGCACCGTAAATTTCTACCCCAAAATCCCAGTACAGATTGAGATCCAGGGGAATACTACCACGGTGACTGCAGGGGTGGCCACCAAGCTCCCCTACCCTGTCTTAATTAGTAGGGACTTCCCTGGGTTTGAGACCTTACTCCCCACAATAGAGCCAGGAGAGGGTAGCAACCCCCGATCTGAGACAGAGGCACCTACAGATAGCCTCACCCCAATGCTTGCCAAGTTTGCCCCAGAGTTATTCTCATCCCCTGGGAAACCTCAAAAGTCTAGGGGTTTGGCAACACTTGCAGCTGTatagcactgggagttacagctctcttcgtacagctgtgtagggaaagagctgcagtgtggccacactgacagctaccagcgctgcagtgtggccacatctgcatcatttgcagcagtgttgggagtggtgcattatgggcagctatcccagcattcaagtggctgcaatgtgcttttcaaaagagaggggtgggatggagtgtgacaaagagcgtgggggagacagagagagtggatttttggagctgacactgtgtcagctccctgtctTGCAAGTTCTaaagactggaagatacacagccccaaccttcaatcattttaaaagttctgaccccttcccccacccctctctcattcactaaatgcaaatagccttcagaccagataagcagctgctccaaaacagacccctctcccccactccgggctgcttctctcctcaagcaaacactacgggatcccccctccctgcctctgctcaagcaaacagtagctgtgtttgttttttagattagcagctccaggagctccaagttcacaacaaaacaaagagtgttatcttttcttaaaaagcattatgggaaggttccggaggtcagttacagcataataagattaatcactgtttacactgacaccCCAGGGCTGCAAGAGCAGCgctatagtcgttattccccaggccgaggtggagaacagccagcactgtagccagggagatacagcactgtatgtgccttgccagtgtggacggggagtaagttacagcgctgtaaagccaccaccagtgctgtaactctcaagtgtagccaagccctaagcagGAAAGTAGGGCAGATAAAAGATTAGGGACAGGATTCTAGCAGAGAACCAAAAAACCTCCCTTGTGGGTAGGCAAACCCGATCAGGAGGCCAGGAGTTAATTCAGGCCAGTGAGGACTTGGAGGCAGTTCCTAGCCCAAGTAGGAGCAATCCACAGAGCGGAATAGCTATTTCTATTTGATCCCTAGAATTAGGTCGGATCAGTGCCGCATGTGAGAATTTCAGGCAGGACCAAGCCAATGACCTGCTGTGAGCATGCAGGACTTACCCCTGTGGTGCCCCCTGCTGGTCCCTcccgggaattagctctccagcctctggAGCACACTCTTCAGGCCGGTGTCCCACTGCCctttggcccccatgtccctcccaggatccagttcccctttatctggggtgctgctccctagcagtaacccctcagtcttagggtctcccctccccggggaactcccacccactatccccaccttgcctcagtatatggctactgccagtcattgtctagcccccgcaCCGTAGGGCAGACTTCAGTATCAGCCTATTCaccactggcaaggttgggtttggacctgcttcctttgcctaccctgggctgccctctgcaacccccagtacctattagtccaatgctaggccacagttccccagctcctctgcctctccctcttccaggccggagctccccagctcctctgcctttccctagccctgctccactgaggtaccctgtctctagctccctgcagccaggcccatctccctctacagccagagagagactgcctgggcttctggctcacagcctcttataggggccagctgggcctgattggggcatggccacagctgagcctactttccccaatcagcccaggcttcttgcccagccacagccctctcctgggctgctttAAGCCCTTCATGGTAGGAGCGGGGTAAGCACCCTGCTACACTTGCTCTATGCGAATGtgagggaggaggtagtggaAGTAAATGGCGTACCCATGGAAggaaagatcaaaggcccaaggccaTATTACGTGCTCATACATGATCTGTTGTACAGGATAGAGCAAATACGAGGGGAAGAAATAGAGCAACTCTTAGTCCCAAGGGCAGTACTAGAATTAGCtcacagtcatctatttgggAGACATCTATGAGTAGACAAGACACTGGATAGAGTCCCAAGAAGGTTTTATTGGCCAGAAATACATGCAGAGGTCCAGCGCTATTGTACCTCCTGCCCTGAATGCCAGTTGCATAGCCCCCGATCTTACTTGCTGGACCCATTAGTACCTTTTGCCTATTATTGAAGTCCCTTTCAAGAGGATAGCCATGGACACAGTGGGCCCACTGGGAAGATCAGCACAGGGCCACCAAAACATACTAGTCATCCTTGACTACGCCATGCAGTATCCAGAAgccattcctttaagaaaccccaCATCCAAGGCAATGGCAAAAGAACTACTCCAGGTATTTGCCAGAATGGGcatccctaaggagatcctgacagaccaaggaaccccttTCATGTCAAAATTAATGAAGGACTTATGTACTCTACTCCACATCCAGGCCATATGGACCTCAGTCTACCGTCCACAAACAGATGGACTGGTCGAGCGGTTTAACCATACCCTTAAAAGTATGATCCTGAAGGTGGTAGTACAGGACGGGAAAAGACTGAGATACCCTTCTACTGTATCTAATGTTTGCTATACGGTAAGTTCCCCAGGCGTCCACTGGTTTCTCTCTCTTTGAACTACTATACGGAAGCCCCCTAGGTGGAATATTAGATATCACGAAGGAAGATTGGGAAGAACAACCCAACCCAAGAAAAAATGTCATTGAGCACATGACACAGATGAGAGAGCGAATTACTCGAGTAACCTCTATAGTAcgagaacatttggaaaaagtACGAGAGGCCCAGCAGACATATTACAACTATTGGGCGAAAGTACAGAGATTTCAGCCaggggaacaggtgatggtgCTGGTGCCtacagcagaaagcaaactccTAGCCAGCTGGCTATGAGATAGTGGAAGCCATTGGGGAGGTGGACTATAAGGTCAGACAACCAGACCACCGAAAGCCAGAGCAAATCTACCACATCAACTTACTGAAGCCCTGGTGTGACCAAGAGACGTACCTGGTCATTCAGGGAGCTCCACCCCACACAGACAACCCACAGGGGCAGGTGAAGATATCTACTGAGTTAACCCCAGAACAATGAACAGAGGTCATTGATATGATCCAACGGAACCAGGACCTATTCTGTACACAGCTGGCCGTACGACACTGGTCCAACATCATATTGTCACCAGCCCCAGAGTAAGGGTGACAATAAGACCGTACCGAATAGCGGAAACTAAAAAGGAAGAAATTAGGATGGAAGTGAAGAAGATGCTGGAACTCGGGGTTATTAAAGAATCCCAGAGTCAGTGATCCAGCCCTATCATCCTAGTCCCCAAGCCTGACGGCACCCTGAGGTTTTCCAACAACTTCCAGAAgttgaatgaagtatcccagttaGATGCCTATCCAATACCATGCACTGACAAACTAGTTGATCAGTTAGGCAAGGCCCGATACCTAACCACCCTGGACCTGACCAAAggatattggcaaattcccctggTCAAGGATGCCAAGGAGAAGACTGCCTTCTCTACACCTGATGGCCTGTTCcaatacactgtcctccctttcggACTCCATGAGGCCCCTGCAATATTCCAATGACTTATGGATAAATTTTTGAGACCCCATGCCAAGTATGCCGCCGCCTATCTAGACCACATAGTCATTCATCCAGACTGGGAAACGCACCCAGGAAAAGTAGAAGCAGTGCTAGACTCCCTGCAGTCGCGAATCAGTCTGGAGTTGAGAAGTTGACCGTGGGTGCTATATTAACGTAAGTGTGAAGAGCCATTAATGGTATCGTACTATGAAGGACTGTTACTCTTTgcaatgtgcatgaaatagtgaatggctttgtggaaatgggattccctaactgcggaggagtgatagatggcacacatatcccaattttggccTTGGACCATCTTGTGatggagtacatcaatagaaaCTTCTCCATGGTATTGCAGACTCCTATTGATCACTCcggatgtttcactgacatcaatgtggggTGGGCTAGGAAGGTatatgacactcgcatcttcaggaacactggcctatacagaaagctgcaagcagggactttctttccagaccagaaggttccagtgggagatgctgaaatgcccatagtgatgtcggagaaaaactcagttctaacttttagtttgggtgcagcaaaatcaaatactttattatttctcaagcaattgtaattgagggagggagtgccctaggacactgggttgccccagtcccggacaggtctctcaacaggtaaacaattacagcaagcatttatacctttgttacagacaatagcaagcaatattacagacaatgatgagcaacagatgcattttgtttatgcataggccatcctgctatcttatttttctcagcttctgggcgccagcctacgtatttaattatcagtgcaaggtcgtaataacttctcacacagttcttttctgctcgcctcacacaatcctcgttTCTACAAGTCTCATGTCAtcagggttacagctggcctaactcttgtcaACAAAGTGACATGCATTGAGATCCCCTACAAATcattgtcaattctttcccttcttccacagtgatcctgggagatccAACATACCCCTTACTGCCCTGGCTCATAAAGCCTTACACAGaaaacctggacagcagcaaggagtgattcaacaataggctgagtaGGTGCAGAGTGACCCTGGAATGTGTGTTTGACAGATTAAAAGCACACAGGCAATGCCTTTATGGCAGATTAGATCTAAGTGGGGAAAacattcccatggtcatagctgcCTGCTGCATGCtccataacactgctctacagtcaaaatgcttctgaaataaatgtagtccaactttactaattctgggtcactaagaacgaaaatgatgcttaaaattgttgattggctctagttttcaagatatgctattgggtcagtatatacgacccttgacttgggaatggcggaggataagtgagttataaagggaagggatctcaatttgaaccagaaatgactaaaatacatctttgactggatctaggaataaatctatgactgggtttggacagtacttgctttttaggcaaaacaatgaatgatgcaatctgaagctggcattgtgtcatacatgatttgaattgcatcatgttattcctagaagtcatggatgatgcaatcataacgaagcttacatcactctgctgaacaaattgccctatatcagttctagaaatcatacagtgtcgtgctatcttatttgtcagtgtttgattttgcaaagggacacatttctgtttagccaaagtgagcagagatgccttgtacttgtgtgaacagtgcagataacttctgctatgtttgtggtgaagtgacttttgcatcacaaaagcacagtgtaaccactatggttaagaaagcctatcacctttattttggctgcaaaattggagatcaggacaaaaggtgggccccacacatatgctgcaacacttgtgcaacaaatcttcgccagtggttgaacaggaaaaggaaatctatgggcttggctacactggagagttgcagcgctggtgagggggttacagcgctgcaactcaggacgtggccacacttgcaaagcacagccagcactgcaactcccctggttgcagcgctggctgtacacccagtcgtgcctcgggtgtagcgattccagcgctggtgattccagcgctggtcagcaagtgtggaccccaccagcacttttattggcctccggggtataaggaggtatcccagcataccttttaagcctctctggtaatccttcacactccactgccctgggctcagctgaccctccctttaaatgccccgggaattttaaaaatccccttcctgtttgctcagccaggtgtggagtgcaatcaatcaatcaatcaatcaaacaGCGAACATGCGTCCACactccaaacgagccccagcatggaacagttccgagctgcaggacctcatcagtgtttggggtgaggaagctgtgcaagcacagctgcgctccagccggagaaattatgatacctatgggcagatatcaaagtccttgctgataaggggccatgaactgaatgcgttgcagtgcagggtaaaaattaaggagctgtgcagtgcttattgcaaagcccgtgagggaaatcgccgctcaggagctgcccccacgacctgccgtttttacaaggagctggatgccatacttgggtgtgaccccactgccaatccgaggagcacaatggagagttcagagcagggagaagtgggggagggtgtagaggaagccgagagtgaggctactggggtggagggagacaccccggagtcccaggaggcatgcagccaggagctcttctcaagccaggaggaggctagccagtcgcagcagcgggaaattgctggtgaagaagaagcagaggagcgtgctcggggtaagcagatttaatgttttgggagaggacagtttgggttatggctgcctgcatgcatgcctaaacgtggaatagcccattgatttgctctatcacatctctgtaatcggcctcggtaatctcttgaaaagttgcagccagagcgtgggcaatgtgctttcgcaagtttatagggagagccaccgtggtccttgtcccggtcaggctaactcgtccgatccactgtgcagcgaggggtggggggaccatggctgcacacaggcaagctgcataggggccagggcggaatccacattgctgtagaagaccctccctctcttcccaggtaacacgcagcagtgatatatctggcagtaggaaaccctgttgataATGTAAGGATACTACTCATTGTAGGGCTCCAGGTTCACGgtaccccctcccccgccagcaggtcgccagcaccgcaGTCCGCCCCCCCTTcaagcaggccg of the Gopherus flavomarginatus isolate rGopFla2 chromosome 1, rGopFla2.mat.asm, whole genome shotgun sequence genome contains:
- the LOC127043036 gene encoding zinc finger and SCAN domain-containing protein 20-like, whose translation is MRPHSKRAPAWNSSELQDLISVWGEEAVQAQLRSSRRNYDTYGQISKSLLIRGHELNALQCRVKIKELCSAYCKAREGNRRSGAAPTTCRFYKELDAILGCDPTANPRSTMESSEQGEVGEGVEEAESEATGVEGDTPESQEACSQELFSSQEEASQSQQREIAGEEEAEERARVTLTNAAGSPDSRRLQNLRKNLRKSKEELIKAVMNHYTRESRKTQEWREKMYEWRQTQSRRKELATKKTSKQLISLLAHQTTLLSLS